In Xenorhabdus poinarii G6, the following are encoded in one genomic region:
- the thiQ gene encoding thiamine ABC transporter ATP-binding protein ThiQ, with product MITLENIIYRYEHLAMHFHVSIKAGERVAIFGPSGAGKSTLLSLMAGFQSPKQGNIWLNGENHTNTPPARRPVSMLFQENNLFSHLTIEQNIGLGLHPGLRLDSEQKKTLRQIASQVALEACLSRLPAQLSGGQRQRAALARCLVRHQPILLLDEPFSALDPALRNEMLELLAQICRERQITLLMVSHNLEDAAKIAPRSLLIVDGRIHYDGDTAKLVTGEAEEAVILGIG from the coding sequence ATGATCACACTTGAAAACATTATTTATCGTTATGAACACCTTGCCATGCATTTTCATGTGAGTATAAAAGCCGGAGAGCGCGTTGCGATCTTTGGCCCAAGTGGTGCGGGTAAAAGTACATTGTTAAGTTTAATGGCGGGGTTTCAGTCTCCCAAGCAGGGGAATATTTGGCTAAATGGTGAAAATCATACCAATACCCCACCTGCAAGACGGCCTGTTTCGATGCTCTTTCAGGAAAATAACCTGTTTTCCCATTTAACCATTGAGCAAAATATTGGTTTGGGATTACATCCCGGATTGCGGTTGGATAGTGAACAAAAGAAAACTCTCCGGCAAATTGCCTCTCAGGTCGCACTGGAGGCGTGTTTATCCCGCCTGCCAGCCCAACTTTCTGGCGGTCAACGCCAACGGGCAGCATTGGCGCGTTGTTTGGTTCGCCATCAGCCTATTTTATTGCTGGACGAACCATTTTCCGCGCTTGATCCTGCTTTACGTAATGAAATGCTGGAATTACTGGCGCAAATATGCCGTGAACGCCAAATCACGTTATTGATGGTGTCCCATAATCTTGAGGATGCCGCCAAAATTGCGCCCCGTTCTTTGCTGATTGTGGACGGCCGCATTCATTACGATGGAGACACGGCGAAGCTGGTGACTGGCGAGGCTGAAGAAGCGGTGATATTGGGGATAGGCTAA
- the thiB gene encoding thiamine ABC transporter substrate binding subunit gives MLSISACVFAQEKPTLTVYTYDSFASEWGAGPAIKTAFEAECGCELKFVALEDGVSLLNRLRLEGKKTPADIILGLDNNLIQAAQKTGLFTPSHVDTSKLKLPITWNNTTFIPYDYGYFAFIYNKNTLPHPPKSMDELINNPQNWKIIYQDPRTSTPGLGLLLWMQNLYGDNTAQAWQKIARKTLTVTKGWSEAYGLFLKGEGDMVLSYTTSPAYHIMSEKKDNYAAAIFEEGHYLQIEVAAQITTSKQPELAQKFMNFMISPAFQRVLPTTQWMYPVIDIPLPDVFKHLPVPEKSLQFNADDVAKHRTKWIRTWQSAVSR, from the coding sequence ATGCTGTCTATTTCTGCCTGTGTTTTTGCTCAGGAGAAGCCGACACTGACGGTGTATACTTATGATTCCTTTGCCTCTGAATGGGGGGCAGGGCCTGCCATCAAAACAGCCTTTGAAGCAGAATGCGGCTGTGAGCTGAAATTCGTTGCGCTGGAAGATGGCGTCTCCTTGCTGAACCGTTTGCGCCTCGAAGGTAAAAAAACCCCCGCCGATATTATATTGGGGTTAGATAACAATCTGATTCAGGCCGCGCAGAAAACCGGGTTATTCACCCCAAGTCACGTCGATACCTCAAAACTGAAATTACCGATTACATGGAACAATACGACATTTATTCCTTATGATTACGGCTATTTTGCCTTTATTTACAACAAAAACACCTTACCGCATCCGCCCAAAAGTATGGATGAATTAATCAATAATCCGCAAAATTGGAAGATTATTTATCAGGACCCGCGCACCAGTACCCCCGGTTTGGGGTTGCTGCTCTGGATGCAAAATCTCTATGGTGACAACACCGCACAAGCATGGCAGAAAATTGCCAGAAAAACACTCACGGTCACTAAAGGCTGGAGTGAAGCCTACGGCCTGTTTCTGAAAGGTGAGGGAGATATGGTTTTGAGTTATACCACGTCACCGGCTTACCACATCATGTCAGAGAAAAAAGATAACTATGCCGCCGCTATCTTTGAAGAAGGGCACTATTTACAGATTGAAGTGGCCGCCCAAATCACCACCAGCAAACAGCCGGAACTGGCACAAAAGTTTATGAATTTTATGATCTCGCCTGCATTTCAGCGCGTTTTGCCAACCACGCAATGGATGTATCCGGTGATTGATATTCCTCTACCGGACGTTTTCAAACACCTTCCTGTTCCTGAAAAATCGCTGCAATTCAATGCTGATGATGTAGCAAAACACCGTACCAAATGGATCCGTACATGGCAAAGCGCTGTCAGCCGTTAA
- a CDS encoding ISAs1 family transposase: MYLDSFTDHFSDIKDPRQTAKVAYPLFDILFATLCAIIAGAEGWSDIQEYTEGHHDWFLKQGMFKEGVPVDDTIARVLSRIKPEQFNLCFINWMRSVHQLTKGELVAIDGKVLRGSYHREDRYSTLHMVSAYAAANQLVIGQVRTQSKSNEITAIPELIKLLELKGALISIDAMGCQTQIARDIIEAGADYLLSVKDNQKNLHRVVREALAGQLSGSLTREKVHIEQGHGRIEIRQSHVMDASSLVAHFPEWPELKTVGVTVGYRQEKGKSASLEYRYAISSAELTEEQFAQAIRSHWQIENNLHWILDVSFREDDCKIYRKNAAENIAILRRVALNMLKKETTKLSIRMKRKRAWMKIGFLEQVLQAGFSGLDDI; encoded by the coding sequence ATGTACCTTGACAGTTTCACTGACCATTTCTCCGATATCAAAGACCCACGCCAGACGGCCAAAGTGGCCTATCCTTTATTTGACATTTTGTTTGCCACCCTTTGCGCGATTATTGCGGGGGCGGAGGGCTGGAGTGATATTCAGGAATATACTGAAGGCCATCATGACTGGTTTCTTAAACAAGGTATGTTCAAAGAAGGCGTTCCTGTTGATGACACCATTGCCCGGGTCCTTTCTCGCATCAAACCAGAACAATTTAATCTCTGTTTTATCAACTGGATGCGTTCTGTTCACCAACTCACCAAAGGGGAATTAGTGGCGATCGACGGTAAAGTATTGCGTGGCTCTTATCATCGTGAAGATCGTTATTCAACTCTCCACATGGTGAGTGCTTACGCCGCTGCAAACCAACTCGTCATTGGTCAGGTCAGAACACAAAGTAAGTCAAATGAGATCACTGCCATCCCTGAACTGATTAAGTTATTGGAACTGAAAGGCGCCCTCATTTCCATTGATGCAATGGGATGTCAAACCCAGATAGCCCGGGACATTATTGAGGCGGGCGCTGATTATTTGCTGAGTGTGAAAGACAATCAGAAAAATCTCCACCGTGTAGTCAGGGAGGCACTGGCGGGACAACTCTCCGGGTCATTGACAAGAGAAAAAGTACACATAGAACAGGGGCATGGACGTATTGAAATTAGGCAAAGTCATGTCATGGATGCGAGTTCATTAGTCGCCCATTTCCCGGAATGGCCTGAATTAAAAACAGTTGGCGTGACAGTCGGATACCGGCAAGAAAAAGGAAAATCCGCCAGCCTGGAATACCGTTACGCCATCAGTTCTGCAGAGTTAACAGAAGAACAGTTTGCTCAGGCCATACGTAGCCACTGGCAGATCGAAAATAATCTTCACTGGATACTGGATGTCTCCTTTCGGGAAGATGACTGCAAAATTTACCGTAAAAATGCAGCGGAAAACATCGCGATATTGAGACGGGTCGCGTTAAATATGTTAAAAAAAGAAACGACTAAATTAAGTATCAGAATGAAACGTAAACGAGCCTGGATGAAAATCGGCTTTTTGGA
- the thiP gene encoding thiamine/thiamine pyrophosphate ABC transporter permease ThiP, which translates to MAKRCQPLIAGWLLPGVIASGLLILVALSAFGTLWFYAPESDWQALLDDRYLWHVIRFTFWQALLSALCSVFPALFLARALYRRHFPGKRLFLRLCAMTLILPVLVALFGILTVYGQTGWLAKLAQWIGVEYRFTPYGLQGILLAHIFFNMPMATRLLLQSLESIAIEQRQLAAQLGMNEWQHFRFIEWPYLRRQILPTGALIFMLCFASFATVLTLGGGPAATTIELAIYQTLSYDYDLNQAALLALIQLVCCLGLVLLSQKLKGALSVGYGHQQQWRNPQDSWRQKCLDGLLIGLALLLLLPPLLAVIIDGLNRGMMGVLSQPALWQALTTSIIIAVGAGLLCVMLTLMLLWSSRELRLRHAPRWGQAMETSGLLILAMPGIVLATGFFLLLNTTIGLPQSPYGLVILTNALMAIPYAFKVLENPMHDLAERYNPLCRSLNIRGLHRLRWIELKALKMPLAQALAFACVLSIGDFGVVALFGNDDFRTLPYYLYQQIGAYRSQDGAVTAFLLLLLCFILFTVIEHLPSRRHDHT; encoded by the coding sequence ATGGCAAAGCGCTGTCAGCCGTTAATCGCGGGTTGGTTATTGCCGGGGGTTATTGCCTCCGGCTTATTGATACTTGTTGCCTTGTCAGCCTTCGGGACGCTGTGGTTTTATGCCCCTGAAAGCGATTGGCAGGCACTTCTGGATGACCGTTATCTTTGGCATGTCATTCGGTTTACCTTCTGGCAGGCATTGCTCTCTGCCCTCTGCTCGGTATTTCCGGCGCTTTTTCTTGCCCGGGCACTTTATCGCCGCCATTTTCCGGGAAAAAGGCTATTTCTGCGCTTATGTGCCATGACCTTGATCCTGCCTGTTTTGGTGGCTTTGTTTGGCATCCTTACCGTTTATGGTCAAACTGGCTGGCTGGCAAAGCTCGCCCAATGGATCGGTGTTGAATATCGTTTCACGCCTTACGGGTTGCAGGGCATTCTGCTGGCACATATTTTCTTCAATATGCCAATGGCGACCCGATTATTGCTGCAATCTCTGGAGAGTATTGCCATTGAGCAACGTCAACTCGCCGCTCAACTGGGCATGAATGAATGGCAGCATTTTCGTTTTATCGAGTGGCCTTATCTGCGCCGCCAGATCCTGCCGACTGGCGCCCTGATTTTCATGCTGTGCTTTGCCAGTTTCGCCACGGTTCTCACCCTGGGGGGTGGCCCGGCAGCCACCACCATTGAACTGGCCATTTATCAGACGCTCAGTTACGACTATGATCTGAATCAGGCTGCCTTGCTTGCCTTGATCCAGCTTGTATGTTGCCTCGGTTTGGTTCTCCTGAGCCAAAAACTCAAAGGCGCACTTTCTGTAGGCTATGGACATCAACAACAATGGCGCAATCCACAAGATTCCTGGCGGCAAAAATGCTTGGATGGCTTATTGATTGGCCTCGCGTTACTGCTGTTACTTCCGCCTTTATTGGCGGTTATCATTGATGGTCTGAACCGGGGGATGATGGGTGTCCTCAGCCAACCCGCTTTATGGCAAGCTCTGACAACCTCGATCATCATTGCTGTGGGGGCAGGATTGCTGTGCGTCATGCTAACCCTGATGTTGCTATGGAGCAGCCGCGAATTACGTTTACGTCACGCCCCTCGCTGGGGACAGGCGATGGAAACCAGTGGATTGTTGATCCTTGCCATGCCGGGCATTGTGCTGGCGACCGGTTTCTTTCTCCTGTTGAACACCACCATTGGTCTCCCCCAATCACCTTATGGCTTAGTTATCCTGACCAACGCCCTGATGGCGATCCCTTACGCCTTCAAGGTATTGGAAAATCCCATGCACGATCTGGCGGAACGTTACAATCCCCTGTGTCGTTCTCTCAATATCCGAGGGCTTCACCGCCTGCGCTGGATAGAACTGAAAGCATTAAAAATGCCTTTGGCACAAGCATTAGCGTTTGCCTGTGTATTATCCATCGGGGATTTTGGTGTGGTCGCTTTATTTGGCAATGACGATTTCCGTACCTTGCCGTATTACCTTTATCAACAAATTGGGGCATATCGTAGTCAGGATGGGGCAGTCACGGCGTTTCTGCTGCTTTTGCTGTGCTTTATTTTATTCACTGTCATTGAACACTTACCGAGCCGACGTCATGATCACACTTGA